A single region of the Hyphomicrobiales bacterium genome encodes:
- the cdhC gene encoding Caffeine dehydrogenase subunit gamma — MSQITISVTINGEPIEATVEPRLLVCDFLRDHLGLTGTHIGCEHGVCGACTVLVDGRTARSCLLFAAQLDGAEVETVEGLLLPDGELSPLQASFRDNHGLQCGFCTPGMLMTATELLRQDGRLDREGVREAISGNLCRCTGYETIVDAILTAGRDQAKETA; from the coding sequence TTGAGCCAGATCACCATCTCCGTGACCATCAATGGCGAGCCCATCGAGGCGACGGTCGAGCCACGTCTGCTCGTTTGCGATTTCCTGCGCGATCATCTCGGCCTCACGGGCACGCATATCGGCTGCGAGCATGGCGTTTGCGGCGCCTGCACCGTGCTCGTCGACGGACGCACCGCGCGCTCCTGTCTCCTGTTCGCGGCCCAGCTCGACGGGGCTGAGGTCGAGACGGTCGAGGGGTTGCTGCTTCCCGACGGCGAGCTTTCACCGCTGCAAGCCTCCTTCCGCGACAATCACGGGCTGCAGTGCGGCTTCTGCACGCCCGGGATGCTGATGACCGCGACCGAGCTGCTCCGGCAGGACGGACGGCTCGATCGTGAAGGAGTGCGCGAGGCGATTTCAGGCAATCTGTGCCGCTGCACCGGTTACGAGACCATCGTCGACGCGATCCTGACCGCGGGCCGTGATCAGGCGAAGGAGACGGCATGA